A window of the Corythoichthys intestinalis isolate RoL2023-P3 chromosome 6, ASM3026506v1, whole genome shotgun sequence genome harbors these coding sequences:
- the LOC130917662 gene encoding calpain small subunit 1-like has translation MSFAKHFIGGILNIVSNIDPAIFIPSAPPPPRRPLAFEEAHENDEEKSFRRAFKKLAGEDMEVSPKELMNILNQVLAKHGNLKTDGFSIESCRSMVAVMDSDSTGKLGFHEFKHMWKNIKKWQKIYESHDKDGSGVICSRELGPAFKDAGFPLQDQLYKMIIRRYSDEHGDMDFDNFVGCLVRLDAMCNAFKTLDKGNTGSISLDIKEWLQLTMYS, from the exons ATGAGTTTTGCCAAGCACTTTATCGGCGGCATCCTGAACATCGTCAG CAACATCGATCCGGCCATATTCATCCCGTCGGCGCCG CCTCCTCCCCGCAGACCTCTAGCCTTCGAGGAAGCTCACGAGAACGATGAGGAGAAGTCCTTCCGCAGAGCTTTCAAGAAGCTGGCGGGAGAG GACATGGAGGTGAGCCCCAAAGAGTTGATGAACATCCTCAACCAAGTGCTCGCCAAGC ATGGAAATTTGAAGACGGACGGTTTCAGCATCGAGTCGTGCCGAAGCATGGTGGCCGTCATGGAC AGCGATAGCACGGGCAAGCTAGGCTTCCACGAGTTCAAGCACATGTGGAAGAACATCAAGAAATGGCAG AAAATCTACGAGTCTCACGACAAGGACGGGTCGGGCGTCATCTGCAGCAGAGAGCTGGGGCCCGCCTTCAAGGACGCAG GCTTCCCGCTCCAAGACCAACTGTACAAAATGATCATCCGGCGCTACAGCGACGAGCACGGCGACATGGATTTTGACAACTTTGTGGGCTGCCTGGTGCGACTGGACGCCATGTGCA ATGCCTTCAAGACTCTGGACAAAGGAAACACCGGCTCCATCAGCCTGGATATCAAAGAG TGGCTCCAGTTGACCATGTACTCGTGA